One window from the genome of Cucumis melo cultivar AY chromosome 12, USDA_Cmelo_AY_1.0, whole genome shotgun sequence encodes:
- the LOC103482861 gene encoding dehydrogenase/reductase SDR family member FEY-like: MEDSTSSSDELKKKDMEHRKKKKENNNNNKKGALGWVEWLRGWMYVIHEMLFQRIMASHLQNPMPLPPVNDLTCIVTGSTSGIGREIARQLAESGAHVVMAVRNPKAALDLIQKWQNEWSGMGLPLNIEVMQLDLLSLDSVVRFAEAYNARMGPLHVLINNAGIFSIGEPQKFSKDGYEEHLQVNHLAPALLSILLLPSLIRGSPSRIINVNSVMHYIGFVDTEDMNLVSSKRKFTSLVGYSSSKLAQVMFSSVLHKKLPVESGINVACVSPGIVHTNVARDLSKFVQAAYGLIPYFIFSPQEGSRSTLFAATDPQVPEYCELLKADNWPVCAFLSQDCRPTNPSEEAHNVETSYQVWEKTLEMVGLPSDVVERVLDGEQVACRYGAHSAD, translated from the exons ATGGAGGATTCCACGTCTTCTTCCGATGAACTGAAGAAGAAGGATATGGAGCatcggaagaagaagaaggagaacaacaacaacaacaagaagggggcgttgggttgggttgaatgGTTGAGAGGTTGGATGTACGTCATTCACGAGATGTTATTCCAAAGAATCATGGCCAGCCATCTGCAGAATCCTATGCCTCTTCCTCCCGTTAACGACCTTACTTGCATTGTTACCGGATCCACCAGCGGTATTGGCCGCGAGATTGCCAG GCAATTGGCTGAATCAGGGGCACATGTTGTCATGGCAGTAAGGAACCCAAAGGCTGCTCTCGACTTGATCCAGAAGTGGCAAAATGAATGGTCTGGCATGGGCCTTCCTCTCAACATTGAG GTAATGCAACTTGATCTTCTATCTTTGGATTCTGTTGTGAGATTTGCCGAAGCATATAATGCTCGTATGGGACCTTTACATGTTCTTATCAATAATGCAGGAATATTTTCCATAGGAG AGCCACAAAAATTTTCTAAAGATGGTTATGAAGAGCACCTGCAAGTGAATCATTTGGCACCTGCTTTGCTTTCAATATTACTCTTGCCATCCCTTATCAGAGGTTCCCCAAGCCGAATAATTAATGTGAACTCCGTT ATGCACTATATTGGCTTTGTTGACACGGAAGACATGAATCTTGTTTCATCGAAAAGGAAATTCACAAGCTTAGTCGGATACTCAAGCAGTAAGCTGGCACAG GTTATGTTTAGCAGTGTTCTTCATAAGAAGCTGCCTGTTGAATCTGGGATCAATGTAGCTTGTGTGTCACCTGGGATTGTTCATACAAATGTG GCAAGGGATCTTTCAAAATTCGTTCAAGCTGCTTATGGCCTAATTCCTTATTTTATCTTTAGTCCTCAAGAAG GTTCTAGAAGCACTCTCTTTGCAGCCACTGATCCTCAAGTTCCAGAGTACTGTGAACTACTTAAAGCAGATAACTGGCCTGTTTGTGCGTTTCTTTCCCAAGATTGTCGTCCAACAAACCCTTCAGAAGAGGCACACAACGTTGAGACATCTTACCAAGTGTGGGAGAAAACACTGGAGATGGTTGGTTTGCCTTCGGATGTGGTAGAGAGGGTGTTAGACGGGGAACAAGTTGCTTGTCGCTACGGAGCTCATTCGGCTGACTAA
- the LOC103482701 gene encoding uclacyanin 1-like has translation MEAPRPGWAVRMIIVMVITAIFFRCVNATNHSVGGSSGWDLNSNILAWSAATTFQVGDYLVFKYLPVHDVLEVNRTDFFNCRTVNPIRTHSDGETVIPLNQPGSRYFICGRPQHCLMGLKLRVQVLQRMSDPNNNSTHGSANHEERLSPRHPPRSPPSSPPSPTIELPPNPDIPGAPLPCICSGVTEMMMKTCPMNWRFLLLFIILAIPPYFHSLIP, from the exons ATGGAGGCACCGAGACCGGGCTGGGCAGTGAGGATGATAATCGTTATGGTTATTACGGCAATTTTCTTTCGCTGCGTCAATGCGACCAACCATTCCGTTGGTGGATCTTCCGGTTGGGATCTCAATTCGAACATCCTGGCTTGGTCTGCGGCCACCACGTTTCAAGTCGGAGACTATCTCG TGTTCAAGTACTTGCCAGTTCACGACGTGCTGGAAGTGAACCGAACAGACTTCTTCAATTGCCGCACCGTGAATCCAATCAGAACCCACAGTGATGGGGAGACGGTGATCCCCCTGAACCAACCTGGCAGTCGCTACTTCATCTGTGGCCGCCCTCAACACTGCCTCATGGGACTTAAGCTCCGAGTCCAAGTCCTCCAACGCATGAGCGACCCCAACAACAATTCAACTCACGGCAGCGCTAACCACGAGGAGCGACTTAGCCCACGCCACCCTCCTCGTTCTCCTCCCTCCTCACCCCCTTCTCCAACTATTGAACTCCCACCAAACCCTGACATTCCGGGGGCGCCACTGCCTTGCATTTGTTCCGGGGTGACCGAGATGATGATGAAAACTTGCCCTATGAACTGGCGTTTCCTGTTGCTCTTCATTATCCTTGCAATCCCTCCTTACTTTCATTCCTTGATTCCATAG
- the LOC103483150 gene encoding kinase-interacting family protein, with protein sequence MAAPEEEEVSINRTSSSPSCDTFSSNRNSVTLGTKHSSILSSSFADMEQRISLLALKNAEEDDVGDSFAERAEFYYNKRPQLLALLQELYTAYTTLSDRYIQTVAKHHKRQSSVTSTLDSFDGAEDSGISQIESDAESSLSYQQVSVTSTKNYGMVDNDAFIAELVIKNVEYDILTNEVTTLEKQCCDSSRKIELQKSLLDVLESERLILLNENARLGYKVESLMEENKGLVAESVFMKQKAGEMARCMLKLRDDHRVYLLNQKIEDLQGQIYGLEKRNKEYYDQLVKTDKAMVESRCKDSNGKEVTLEACFQIGKLKSKRNVGVIEKTSNSGKKTYKWWAKVKSMDMFLCGHSTNPT encoded by the exons ATGGCAGCCCCGGAGGAAGAAGAGGTTTCAATCAATCGAACATCTTCGTCTCCATCTTGTGATACTTTCAGCAGCAACAGAAACAGTGTAACACTCGGCACCAAGCATTCATCAATATTATCTTCCTCTTTCGCAG ATATGGAGCAGAGGATCAGTTTACTTGCTCTGAAAAATGCTGAAGAGGACGATGTTGGGGACTCTTTTGCTGAACGTGCAGAATTTTACTACAACAAACGTCCTCAACTGCTGGCGCTTCTCCAAGAGCTATACACTGCATACACCACCTTATCCGATCGCTACATCCAAACCGTTGCAAAACATCACAAAAGACAGTCTTCTGTTACTTCAACCCTCGACTCTTTTGATGGAGCCGAAGATTCAGGAATCAGTCAGATCGAGTCTGATGCGGAGAGCTCTCTGTCCTACCAACAAGTATCTGTAACATCAACTAAAAACTATGGCATGGTAGACAACGATGCTTTTATCGCTGAGCTTGTCATCAAGAATGTGGAGTACGACATTCTTACAAATGAGGTAACCACCCTGGAAAAGCAATGCTGTGATTCGTCAAGAAAGATTGAGCTTCAGAAGAGTTTGCTTGATGTGTTGGAGTCTGAGAGGCTGATATTACTGAATGAAAATGCAAGATTGGGATATAAGGTGGAATCGTTGATGGAGGAAAACAAGGGGTTGGTAGCAGAGTCTGTTTTCATGAAACAGAAGGCAGGCGAGATGGCACGATGTATGCTGAAGCTACGAGATGATCATAGGGTATACCTACTTAACCAGAAAATTGAAGATCTTCAAGGCCAGATCTATGGGCTGGAGAAAAGGAATAAAGAGTACTATGATCAGCTTGTGAAAACAGATAAAGCAATGGTAGAGAGTAGATGCAAAGACAGCAATGGGAAGGAGGTAACGTTGGAGGCATGCTTCCAAATTGGAAAACTAAAATCAAAGAGGAATGTTGGTGTCATTGAAAAAACAAGTAACAGCGGAAAGAAGACTTACAAGTGGTGGGCAAAGGTGAAGAGCATGGACATGTTTTTGTGTGGTCACAGCACCAATCCTACTTAG
- the LOC103502934 gene encoding 16.9 kDa class I heat shock protein 1, whose amino-acid sequence MEKGEPSGVLYEEFEPFCKWKKLEDSDVLEVHLPEFKKEELRVRIKNNSILTLSGEHLTAKDGKKMHFNREIKLPKDIYPDEIRAKFGGNVLSITMPKKASPPEISKPNPDNASEDKLTQSNGNGKPKNFISRLKSPLSRLKFSKETATAMAVAVVILAVGVYYLIKN is encoded by the exons ATGGAGAAAGGTGAACCATCGGGTGTGTTGTACGAGGAATTTGAGCCTTTCTGCAAATGGAAAAAACTCGAAGACTCTGACGTTCTTGAGGTTCATCTCCCAG AATTTAAGAAAGAAGAATTGAGGGTTCGGATAAAAAACAACTCTATCCTGACGCTTTCCGGTGAGCACCTGACAGCCAAAGATGGGAAGAAAATGCATTTCAACAGAGAAATCAAACTCCCAAAGGATATATACCCAGACGAAATTCGTGCTAAATTTGGTGGCAATGTTCTTTCAATCACAATGCCTAAGAAAGCTAGCCCGCCAGAAATCAGCAAACCAAACCCGGACAATGCCTCTGAGGATAAACTAACACAATCCAATGGTAATGGTAAGCCAAAGAACTTCATATCCAGGTTAAAAAGTCCATTGTCGAGGTTGAAATTTAGCAAGGAAACGGCAACGGCTATGGCAGTGGCGGTGGTGATTCTGGCCGTTGGAGTTTACTACTTGATTAAAAACTAA
- the LOC103503737 gene encoding uncharacterized protein LOC103503737 yields MVAALASSVFRRQKDTSETKFTPISHENTNVSPSNPYKLTHEDRDFSITGRSGEIWNGISDEDEQDKEEEEEKLLKWDFPTLFTEKFSDPSSEKFCAYSSEKVEEEKDGGDVGDDDSMEATWKAIMERQEKQTPQLKKSQTWDSPLPARLIRAAVREEEPVAWDRNEVRKPEKFQQTLSFRRKISMTSEELKSRAEAFIEMVNRSIRLQRQESEQRFLQAMKRSF; encoded by the coding sequence ATGGTCGCCGCCCTTGCCTCCTCTGTCTTCCGTCGCCAAAAAGACACATCCGAAACTAAATTCACTCCCATTTCTCATGAAAATACTAACGTTTCTCCATCCAATCCCTATAAATTAACGCATGAGGACCGAGACTTTTCGATTACTGGTCGTTCCGGGGAAATCTGGAATGGGATCTCAGACGAGGATGAACAAgacaaagaggaagaagaagagaaactGTTGAAATGGGATTTCCCGACTCTGTTCACTGAAAAATTCAGTGACCCATCATCGGAAAAGTTCTGTGCATATTCCAGCGAGAAAGTGGAGGAGGAAAAGGATGGCGGGGACGTCGGTGACGATGACTCGATGGAAGCCACGTGGAAGGCGATCATGGAAAGGCAAGAGAAACAGACGCCGCAGCTGAAGAAGAGTCAGACATGGGACTCCCCTCTGCCGGCTCGGTTAATTAGAGCCGCCGTAAGAGAGGAGGAACCAGTGGCGTGGGATCGGAATGAAGTACGGAAGCCGGAGAAGTTCCAGCAAACGCTATCGTTTAGGAGAAAGATATCGATGACTTCGGAAGAACTGAAGAGCCGAGCAGAGGCTTTCATAGAAATGGTAAACCGAAGCATACGGTTACAGCGGCAAGAATCAGAGCAGCGATTCTTGCAGGCAATGAAACGTAGCTTTTAG
- the LOC103482778 gene encoding uncharacterized protein LOC103482778 encodes MAQAASRSKLRWGELDDDDGDLDFLLPPKKIIGPDENGVKKIIEYQFNEDGNKVKITTTTRTRKLANARLSKHAVERRSWAKFGDAVHEDVGSRLTMVSTEEILLERPRAPGSKPEEPKVAGDPLAQLGKGGAVLMVCRTCGKKGDHWTSRCPYKDLAPQGEGLDKATTPEAAAAAPGGATKGTYVPPGMRAGADRTGTDMRRRNDENSVRVTNLSEDTREPDLLELFRSFGAVSRVYVAVDQKTGMSRGFGFVNFVNREDAQRAINKLNGYGYDNLILRVEWATPRAT; translated from the exons ATGGCTCAGGCGGCAAGTCGATCCAAATTGCGGTGGGGAGAGCTAGATGACGACGACGGCGATCTGGATTTTCTTCTACCGCCCAAGAAAATTATCGGTCCAGACGAGAACGGCGTGAAGAAAATTATTGAATATCAGTTTAACGAAGATGGTAATAAGGTCAAGATCACAACCACCACGCGTACTCGCAAGCTCGCCAATGCTCGCCTCAGTAAACACGCCGTCGAGCGCCGATCTTGGGCAAAGTTCGGCGACGCTGTGCACGAGGACGTCGGTAGCCGCCTCACTATGGTCTCCACTGAGGAGATCCTCCTGGAACGCCCTCGTGCTCCTG GTAGCAAACCAGAAGAGCCAAAGGTTGCAGGAGACCCTCTAGCTCAACTTGGAAAAGGTGGTGCTGTTCTTATGGTGTGTCGTACTTGTGGCAAAAAGGGTGATCACTGGACCTCAAGATGCCCTTACAAAGACTTGGCACCACAAGGTGAGGGATTGGATAAAGCTACTACACCAGAGGCTGCAGCTGCTGCACCTGGTGGTGCAACTAAGGGAACGTATGTTCCTCCAGGTATGAGAGCAGGAGCAGACAGGACTGGAACTGATATGAGACGCAGGAACGATGAAAACTCTGTTCGTGTCACCAATCTCTCAGAGGACACGAGAGAGCCTGATCTGCTTGAGCTTTTCCGATCTTTCGGTGCTGTTAGCCGAGTTTATGTTGCAGTGGACCAGAAGACTGGTATGAGCAGAGGATTTGGTTTCGTGAACTTTGTGAACCGTGAGGATGCTCAAAGAGCTATCAACAAACTGAATGGATATGGTTATGATAATCTCATCCTTAGAGTTGAGTGGGCTACTCCAAGGGCTACTTAA
- the LOC103504538 gene encoding bifunctional D-cysteine desulfhydrase/1-aminocyclopropane-1-carboxylate deaminase, mitochondrial, producing MLSSGKFQLCLLSAASSNSASSSSSALFSTSLIHPRRFDNVNKRFSFPHPSTPSLDCIRCSISQSQAMEIKTESKQHDELPNSLNFLSVRPYVPPSWASHLNPIPTHLSSLARLPTPIHKWNLPNLPNNTEVWLKRDDLSGMQLSGNKVRKLEFLIADALQQGADCIITIGGIQSNHCRATAVAAKYFNLDTYLILRTSKVLVNEDPGLTGNLLVERLVGAHVELISKEEYAKIGSVALTDFLKSKLVAEGRKPYVIPVGGSNSLGTWGYIEAIRELEQQLDSGNGKIKFDDIVVACGSGGTVAGLSLGSWLSTLKTKIRAFSVCDDPDYFYEFVQGLLDGLHAGVDSRDIVEIQNAKGLGYAINTPDELNFVKEVAESTGVVLDPVYSGKAAYGMMKDMAENPKKWEGRKILFIHTGGLLGLYDKADQISSTLGKWHRLDVNESVPRIDGVGKMF from the exons ATGTTGAGCAGTGGCAAGTTCCAGCTGTGTCTACTCTCCGCAGCATCATCCAACTCCGCGTCATCGTCATCCTCTGCACTCTTCTCAACTTCTCTAATTCATCCAAGAAGGTTCGACAACGTCAACAAGCGATTCTCCTTTCCTCATCCATCAACTCCGAGTTTAGATTGCATTCGTTGCAGTATTTCACAATCTCAGGCGATGGAGATCAAGACTGAAAGCAAGCAACACGACGAGCTCCCCAACAGCCTCAACTTCCTCTCTGTCAGACCTTACGTCCCTCCGTCTTGGGCCTCACACCTTAATCCAATCCCCACTCACCTTTCTTCTCTTGCCCGT CTTCCCACTCCCATTCACAAGTGGAACCTTCCTAATCTGCCCAACAACACTGAGGTCTGGCTCAAG CGTGATGATCTTTCAGGAATGCAATTGAGTGGAAATAAAGTCAGAAAATTAGAATTCTTGATAGCAGATGCTTTGCAACAGGGTGCTGACTGTATTATAACTATAGGAGGCATCCAAAGCAATCACTGTCGTGCTACTGCTGTGGCTGCTAAGTATTTCAATCTCGACACTTATCTAATTCTACGCACTTCAAAG GTCCTTGTGAATGAAGACCCCGGATTGACTGGAAATCTTCTTGTTGAGCGGTTAGTTGGAGCTCATGTCGAGCTTATCTCAAAAGAAGAGTACGCAAAAATTGGAAGCGTG GCACTAACAGATTTTCTGAAGTCAAAATTAGTTGCTGAAGGAAGAAAGCCGTATGTTATTCCTGTTGGAGGATCAAATTCCCTTGGAACTTG GGGCTACATTGAAGCAATTAGGGAGCTTGAACAGCAACTGGATTCTGGAAATGGCAAGATTAAGTTTGATGATATTGTAGTAGCTTGTGGcag TGGGGGCACAGTCGCTGGTTTATCATTGGGATCATGGTTGAGCACATTGAAGACAAAA ATTCGTGCGTTCTCTGTTTGTGATGATCCTGATTACTTTTACGAGTTTGTTCAAGGTTTACTTGATGGGCTTCATGCTGGTGTTGACTCACGCGATATAGTAGAAATACAAAAT GCAAAGGGTCTTGGCTATGCAATCAACACGCCCGATGAGCTTAATTTCGTAAAAGAAGTTGCCGAATCCACTGGCGTTGTTCTTGATCCAGTATACAG CGGGAAAGCAGCTTATGGTATGATGAAAGACATGGCTGAGAATCCAAAGAAGTGGGAAGGCAGGAAGATCCTGTTCATTCACACAGGAGGACTGTTGGGACTATATGACAAAGCTGATCAGATCAGTTCAACGCTGGGGAAATGGCATCGTTTGGACGTTAATGAGTCTGTGCCACGAATTGATGGAGTTGGGAAAATGTTCTAG